A region from the Tahibacter amnicola genome encodes:
- the plsY gene encoding glycerol-3-phosphate 1-O-acyltransferase PlsY — protein sequence MIFLFKLVIAYLLGSVSGSLVLGRRQGVDIRTQGSGNAGGTNALRTRGWRFALGVVIIDIGKGALAAAVGLYAAAQNPAVAWSCGFAAVLGHVFPVFFGFRGGKGAATLVGVVLALHPVMVLPLLGAWLLVLTGTGYVGLATVTASVVYPVAVALLVPADRTQLLFALASAALLVWTHRGNLVRLRRGVEYRFERARLFRRLFRKWR from the coding sequence ATGATCTTCCTATTCAAGCTCGTGATCGCCTACCTGCTCGGCTCCGTTTCCGGCAGCCTGGTCCTCGGCCGGCGCCAGGGCGTGGACATTCGCACGCAGGGCAGCGGCAACGCCGGCGGCACCAATGCGCTGCGGACGCGCGGCTGGCGTTTCGCGCTGGGCGTGGTGATCATCGATATCGGCAAGGGAGCCCTGGCGGCGGCAGTGGGCCTGTACGCTGCGGCCCAGAATCCCGCCGTTGCCTGGTCCTGCGGATTCGCGGCCGTGCTCGGGCATGTCTTCCCGGTGTTTTTCGGATTCCGCGGCGGCAAGGGCGCGGCGACGCTCGTCGGCGTGGTGCTGGCCCTGCACCCGGTAATGGTGCTGCCGCTCCTGGGGGCGTGGTTGCTGGTGCTGACGGGCACCGGCTACGTCGGACTGGCGACCGTGACGGCGTCCGTCGTGTATCCGGTTGCCGTGGCCCTCCTGGTACCGGCTGATCGCACGCAGCTGCTCTTTGCGCTGGCCTCGGCGGCGCTCCTGGTGTGGACGCATCGCGGGAACCTGGTCCGCCTGCGCCGTGGCGTGGAGTACCGCTTCGAGCGCGCGCGTCTGTTCCGGCGCCTATTCAGGAAATGGCGCTGA